The following are from one region of the Coffea eugenioides isolate CCC68of chromosome 2, Ceug_1.0, whole genome shotgun sequence genome:
- the LOC113763758 gene encoding protein NEDD1 isoform X2, producing the protein MNPTDSIKILLAASGGDTVKLFDVSVEPRDPCILSYAPSSGFQVNSIKWNHTNLVVASAGDDKKISLYRKNGQNLGTIPLAGTDSGDNIEESISAINFSNKASRYICSGGSGQVVRIWDLQRKRCIKWLKGHSDTITGVIYNCKDEHLASISLNGDLMLHNLASGAKAAELKDPNEQVLRVLDYSRISRHLLVTAGDDGSIHLWDTTGRSPKVSWLKQHSAPTSGVSFSPSNDKIIATVGLDKKLYVFDSGSRRPSFCIPYEAPYSSLSFTDDGLTLAAGTSNGRVVFYDVRGKPQPLTVLRAYGNSEAVTSLCWQRSKPVIVNESNCTTESALLGGAVEDSILMPDPLPSASTGTSVSTTASVPRNSGRLGTLTDSFSFLSGSGASTSSTPDISTADETPLRSSLWTGGNLARLHAPRSYNIKDDMEVFSPLVEVQPITPSLDKFWDENEGMKKDRDKKPSLVFPSSKRFPFCEDGGSDMHPISDWKSSSISKQDDAYSTFAQFASTPTASSRSTDASSITPPEAWGGEKISDKLSQLRQSVNMPSRFATLNSSNVTSGSMFSGLQDVTLTTSQTMGSLISSSLGLANLRVRETSTQEASFGSSEHVSYTSSSLTQAMRSSISQASLDSLGPSLSLPRRFSSYAERISTAPSFTDGTSLSVGSPKTKKTGAETREELVNSWLARSDKLSTSEAGVLPAMNGGVLQSLRPTVQPDSQQGSSFTLQLFQRTLEETLSSFQKSIHEDMRNLHIEILRQFHMQEVETSSVMRLILENQAELMKEVQSLRKETQQLRQLL; encoded by the exons ATGAATCCGACGGATTCAATAAAAATTCTCTTGGCCGCCAGCGGCGGAGACACCGTCAAGCTCTTTGACGTCTCGGTGGAGCCTCGAGATCCCTGCATTCTCAGCTATGCTCCTTCTTCAGGCTTCCAGGTCAACTCTATCAAGTGGAACCACACCA ATTTGGTGGTGGCCAGTGCTGGAGATGATAAGAAAATTTCTCTGTATAGAAAAAATGGGCAGAACTTGGGGACTATTCCACTGGCAGGTACCGATAGTGGCGACAATATTGAG GAGAGCATATCCGCCATAAATTTTAGCAATAAAGCTTCTAGATATATTTGTTCTGGAGGCAGTGGTCAAGTTGTTAGAATATGGGATTTGCAGCGCAAACGTTGCATCAAATGGTTGAAAGGTCATTCTGATACCATAACTGGTGTAATCTACAACTGTAAAGATGAGCACTTAGCTTCTATAAGTCTTAATGGTGATCTTATGCTTCACAATCTTGCTTCTGGTGCAAAGGCTGCTGAACTAAAGGATCCAAATGAACAG GTTCTGAGAGTGCTTGATTATTCTAGGATAAGCAGGCACCTTTTGGTTACAGCTGGTGATGATGGGTCTATCCACCTCTGGGATACCACTGGTCGCAGTCCCAAG GTCTCCTGGTTAAAGCAACATTCTGCACCTACTTCTGGTGTCAGTTTCTCACCATCAAATGATAAG ATAATTGCTACTGTTGGTTTGGATAAGAAGTTGTATGTATTTGACTCGGGTTCTAGGAGACCTTCATTTTGCATTCCCTACGAGGCACCTTATTCTTCCCTGTCATTCACTGATGATGGATTAACACTGGCAGCTGGAACAAGCAATGGCAGGGTAGTCTTTTATGACGTTCGTGGAAAACCACAACCTTTGACAGTTCTTCGTGCTTATGGCAATTCAGAG GCTGTCACAAGTCTATGTTGGCAAAGATCAAAACCTGTAATTGTAAATGAAAGCAACTGCACTACTGAATCTGCACTTCTGGGGGGTGCTGTTGAGGACTCAATTCTTATGCCCGATCCACTTCCTTCTGCATCTACAGGAACTTCAGTCTCAACCACAGCTTCAGTGCCTCGAAATTCTGGTCGTTTGGGTACTTTAACAGACTCATTTTCCTTTCTGTCGGGCAGTGGTGCATCTACATCAAGTACACCTGATATATCCACAGCAGACGAAACACCGCTCAGAAGCAGCTTATGGACAGGGGGAAATTTGGCAAGATTACATGCACCTCGTAGTTATAATATCAAGGATGATATGGAGGTCTTTTCTCCGCTTGTGGAAGTACAGCCTATTACTCCTTCACTTGATAAATTCTGGGACGAAAATGAGGGTATGAAAAAGGATCGTGATAAGAAACCATCTTTGGTCTTTCCATCTTCGAAGAGATTCCCTTTTTGTGAGGATGGAGGTAGTGATATGCATCCAATATCTGACTGgaaatcttcttcaatttccAAGCAG GATGATGCCTATTCCACCTTCGCTCAGTTTGCGTCTACCCCTACTGCATCTTCCAGGAGTACTGATGCTTCATCAATTACTCCTCCAGAAGCTTGGGGTGGTGAGAAGATTTCAGATAAACTCAGTCAACTCCGTCAATCAGTTAATATGCCTTCACGTTTTGCAACACTGAATTCTAGCAATGTGACATCAGGATCAATGTTTTCTGGATTACAAGATGTTACTTTAACCACAAGCCAGACTATGGGCTCTTTAATAAGCTCGAGTCTAGGCTTGGCAAACTTGCGTGTTAGAGAAACCTCCACTCAAGAGGCTTCATTTGGATCTTCTGAACATGTTTCCTATACTTCATCGTCTCTTACTCAAGCTATGAGAAGCAGTATAAGTCAGGCTAGCCTTGATTCTCTTGGTCCTTCATTGTCCCTTCCACGAAGGTTTTCTAGTTATGCCGAAAGGATAAGCACTGCTCCATCATTTACAGATGGAACATCTCTTTCAGTGGGTTCtccaaaaaccaagaaaacaGGAGCTGAAACAAGGGAAGAGCTTGTGAATAGCTGGTTGGCGAGGTCTGACAAATTATCGACGTCAGAAGCTGGGGTTCTTCCGGCCATGAAT GGTGGGGTTTTGCAATCATTGAGGCCGACAGTGCAGCCGGACTCACAGCAGGGAAGTTCATTTACGCTGCAGCTGTTTCAACGTACCCTTGAAGAGACTCTTTCTTCGTTTCAGAAATCCATTCATGAAGATATGAGGAATCTTCATATAGAAATTTTAAGACAATTTCATATGCAGGAG GTGGAAACATCAAGTGTGATGAGGTTGATCCTGGAAAACCAGGCAGAGCTTATGAAAGAAGTTCAATCACTTAGGAAGGAAACACAGCAACTTCGGCAATTATTATGA
- the LOC113763758 gene encoding protein NEDD1 isoform X1: protein MNPTDSIKILLAASGGDTVKLFDVSVEPRDPCILSYAPSSGFQVNSIKWNHTNLVVASAGDDKKISLYRKNGQNLGTIPLAGTDSGDNIEESISAINFSNKASRYICSGGSGQVVRIWDLQRKRCIKWLKGHSDTITGVIYNCKDEHLASISLNGDLMLHNLASGAKAAELKDPNEQVLRVLDYSRISRHLLVTAGDDGSIHLWDTTGRSPKVSWLKQHSAPTSGVSFSPSNDKIIATVGLDKKLYVFDSGSRRPSFCIPYEAPYSSLSFTDDGLTLAAGTSNGRVVFYDVRGKPQPLTVLRAYGNSEQAVTSLCWQRSKPVIVNESNCTTESALLGGAVEDSILMPDPLPSASTGTSVSTTASVPRNSGRLGTLTDSFSFLSGSGASTSSTPDISTADETPLRSSLWTGGNLARLHAPRSYNIKDDMEVFSPLVEVQPITPSLDKFWDENEGMKKDRDKKPSLVFPSSKRFPFCEDGGSDMHPISDWKSSSISKQDDAYSTFAQFASTPTASSRSTDASSITPPEAWGGEKISDKLSQLRQSVNMPSRFATLNSSNVTSGSMFSGLQDVTLTTSQTMGSLISSSLGLANLRVRETSTQEASFGSSEHVSYTSSSLTQAMRSSISQASLDSLGPSLSLPRRFSSYAERISTAPSFTDGTSLSVGSPKTKKTGAETREELVNSWLARSDKLSTSEAGVLPAMNGGVLQSLRPTVQPDSQQGSSFTLQLFQRTLEETLSSFQKSIHEDMRNLHIEILRQFHMQEVETSSVMRLILENQAELMKEVQSLRKETQQLRQLL, encoded by the exons ATGAATCCGACGGATTCAATAAAAATTCTCTTGGCCGCCAGCGGCGGAGACACCGTCAAGCTCTTTGACGTCTCGGTGGAGCCTCGAGATCCCTGCATTCTCAGCTATGCTCCTTCTTCAGGCTTCCAGGTCAACTCTATCAAGTGGAACCACACCA ATTTGGTGGTGGCCAGTGCTGGAGATGATAAGAAAATTTCTCTGTATAGAAAAAATGGGCAGAACTTGGGGACTATTCCACTGGCAGGTACCGATAGTGGCGACAATATTGAG GAGAGCATATCCGCCATAAATTTTAGCAATAAAGCTTCTAGATATATTTGTTCTGGAGGCAGTGGTCAAGTTGTTAGAATATGGGATTTGCAGCGCAAACGTTGCATCAAATGGTTGAAAGGTCATTCTGATACCATAACTGGTGTAATCTACAACTGTAAAGATGAGCACTTAGCTTCTATAAGTCTTAATGGTGATCTTATGCTTCACAATCTTGCTTCTGGTGCAAAGGCTGCTGAACTAAAGGATCCAAATGAACAG GTTCTGAGAGTGCTTGATTATTCTAGGATAAGCAGGCACCTTTTGGTTACAGCTGGTGATGATGGGTCTATCCACCTCTGGGATACCACTGGTCGCAGTCCCAAG GTCTCCTGGTTAAAGCAACATTCTGCACCTACTTCTGGTGTCAGTTTCTCACCATCAAATGATAAG ATAATTGCTACTGTTGGTTTGGATAAGAAGTTGTATGTATTTGACTCGGGTTCTAGGAGACCTTCATTTTGCATTCCCTACGAGGCACCTTATTCTTCCCTGTCATTCACTGATGATGGATTAACACTGGCAGCTGGAACAAGCAATGGCAGGGTAGTCTTTTATGACGTTCGTGGAAAACCACAACCTTTGACAGTTCTTCGTGCTTATGGCAATTCAGAG CAGGCTGTCACAAGTCTATGTTGGCAAAGATCAAAACCTGTAATTGTAAATGAAAGCAACTGCACTACTGAATCTGCACTTCTGGGGGGTGCTGTTGAGGACTCAATTCTTATGCCCGATCCACTTCCTTCTGCATCTACAGGAACTTCAGTCTCAACCACAGCTTCAGTGCCTCGAAATTCTGGTCGTTTGGGTACTTTAACAGACTCATTTTCCTTTCTGTCGGGCAGTGGTGCATCTACATCAAGTACACCTGATATATCCACAGCAGACGAAACACCGCTCAGAAGCAGCTTATGGACAGGGGGAAATTTGGCAAGATTACATGCACCTCGTAGTTATAATATCAAGGATGATATGGAGGTCTTTTCTCCGCTTGTGGAAGTACAGCCTATTACTCCTTCACTTGATAAATTCTGGGACGAAAATGAGGGTATGAAAAAGGATCGTGATAAGAAACCATCTTTGGTCTTTCCATCTTCGAAGAGATTCCCTTTTTGTGAGGATGGAGGTAGTGATATGCATCCAATATCTGACTGgaaatcttcttcaatttccAAGCAG GATGATGCCTATTCCACCTTCGCTCAGTTTGCGTCTACCCCTACTGCATCTTCCAGGAGTACTGATGCTTCATCAATTACTCCTCCAGAAGCTTGGGGTGGTGAGAAGATTTCAGATAAACTCAGTCAACTCCGTCAATCAGTTAATATGCCTTCACGTTTTGCAACACTGAATTCTAGCAATGTGACATCAGGATCAATGTTTTCTGGATTACAAGATGTTACTTTAACCACAAGCCAGACTATGGGCTCTTTAATAAGCTCGAGTCTAGGCTTGGCAAACTTGCGTGTTAGAGAAACCTCCACTCAAGAGGCTTCATTTGGATCTTCTGAACATGTTTCCTATACTTCATCGTCTCTTACTCAAGCTATGAGAAGCAGTATAAGTCAGGCTAGCCTTGATTCTCTTGGTCCTTCATTGTCCCTTCCACGAAGGTTTTCTAGTTATGCCGAAAGGATAAGCACTGCTCCATCATTTACAGATGGAACATCTCTTTCAGTGGGTTCtccaaaaaccaagaaaacaGGAGCTGAAACAAGGGAAGAGCTTGTGAATAGCTGGTTGGCGAGGTCTGACAAATTATCGACGTCAGAAGCTGGGGTTCTTCCGGCCATGAAT GGTGGGGTTTTGCAATCATTGAGGCCGACAGTGCAGCCGGACTCACAGCAGGGAAGTTCATTTACGCTGCAGCTGTTTCAACGTACCCTTGAAGAGACTCTTTCTTCGTTTCAGAAATCCATTCATGAAGATATGAGGAATCTTCATATAGAAATTTTAAGACAATTTCATATGCAGGAG GTGGAAACATCAAGTGTGATGAGGTTGATCCTGGAAAACCAGGCAGAGCTTATGAAAGAAGTTCAATCACTTAGGAAGGAAACACAGCAACTTCGGCAATTATTATGA